A single window of Microplitis demolitor isolate Queensland-Clemson2020A chromosome 7, iyMicDemo2.1a, whole genome shotgun sequence DNA harbors:
- the LOC103570946 gene encoding collagen alpha-2(IV) chain translates to MTRLALRFVATAVCLSVIAGEQYNETWTRGGRFGYRPQYTRGDISAADSDRNNSQDARVPPYWNQDGDNYGDQTDDELRRDSYGGRLDDPYGNRRDDRRDDWRDGDRRDGDRRDDRREGDPREGRRDNDPYDYRGNDRYENRGDNRYNNRADGRAYNRSDDGYEERTIQDPYNNLGTQIEVQNPSGYPSGYPSSYAEVPIPGAERSKNCTGSGCCTPKCFAEKGSRGPPGILGPQGPKGQRGFPGTEGLLGPKGDKGDPGPQGPRGPKGDRGKMGMPGFPGIDGIPGVQGPPGSPGLPGKDGCNGTDGAPGRHGVPGEPGPRGIRGFPGPKGDKGQPAFAGNFPKGDKGEPGLDGVRGPPGAPGPQGERGPIGPKGERGPYGPLGPQGLKGEKGNMGLGFEGLKGDKGQKGEIGPPGVTAPLVPFEGVEHTVGPVGDPGPKGNKGEPGVDGPKGEPGLMGDAGFPGASGGKGEKGLPGAPGIRGRDGFSGPPGPPGRKGDRGLDGLDGLPGRAGQKGEPGKDGPEGMTGLRGPPGPPGGGKGQPGPPGEKGPRGFPGPVGPRGSDGYPGETGPRGPIGFPGGPGQPGTPGPEGAPGEKGSKGEPGLTGFPGEVGPRGFDGPPGPAGPRGPQGDKGFSIIGPKGMDGTSGIDGEKGQKGERGYAGVRGRPGDSLDGIPGSPGAPGLRGEPGASGRDGLPGIPGEPGEKGDIGGRCQDCLPGVRGEKGDRGNDGTPGQPGPRGPSGERGFPGEAGFDGLPGPIGPPGPSGKDGLPGNPGPQGQPGAPAFVTESMLKFDKGDKGVRGEPGRPGPPGPIGMPGEKGRVGLEGFPGLKGEAGDRGFPGQDGAAGRPGIPGAKGEKGISVKGEPGEPGRPGARGQKGDPGLYGPKGEPGQCGPVNLEEGVKGDRGYPGDKGEPGPPGRDGLPGDKGLQGISGPPGPPGPIGAPGPVGPRGLPGPRGDKGDTGPMGFPGEAGRDGPRGFPGLPAAKGDKGEMGLSLKGSQGLTGPPGEKGDRGFPGLPGKEGPRGYPGLAGFTGEKGDVGVPGINGLPGAPGEKGDTGPIGPPGPPGVPGAPGMDGNKGEPGLPGEAGRVGLPGFPGEKGDRGEPGIDGPKGYPGRRGLPGVAGQPGLEGAPGPKGERGETGPSGFPGLPGLEGKPGRMGPPGPKGDHGFDGAPGLPGPMGLEGIKGDRGFPGTPGRKGEPGKTSAKGQKGEPGMPGVRGAPGPAGRDGLDGEKGEAGRPGLARDGLPGLKGEPGIPGLDGLPGPQGQKGDTGVAGFPGQKGDAGYPGPVGEPGRPGLDGLPGQPGDVGPAGPPGFPGLDGDTGMPGRPGLDGPKGERGPQGIEGLPGVSGPAGEKGDRGPPGLTVNIKGEKGEPGRPGVDGPEGEKGDIGYNGQPGFDGEKGDRGPPGLLGNPGPPGAPGPKGDQGMMGSPGFPGATVKGEKGLPGMLGKHGRDGFPGTPGEKGEPGFPGLPGHKGDAGPWGPVGQQGEKGDAGLMGPEGPPGRPGEPGLEGMPGIPGERGLKGDQGPPGLFGAPGQKGDRGLSGPPGLDGIPGEKGDRGFDGIPGEPGEQGEKGDRGFPGAPGFAGAMGLMGEKGDQGDDCLEPPMGPKGDRGYPGSPGIPGAPGEKGMAGPPGFPGIPGAKGAQGFMGAPGPAGRPGLEGPIGPPGLPGLSGPSGQPGPKGEPGAPCEQAADYLTGILLVRHSQSQVVPSCEPGHIKLWEGYSLLYTDGDERAHSQDLGYAGSCVRKFSTMPFLFCDVNNVCHYASRNDRSYWLSTNSPIPMMPVEESSIEEYISRCVVCEVPANVLAVHSQSLSIPECPSGWNGIWIGYSFVMHTGAGSQGGGQSLSSPGSCLEDFRATPFIECNGAKGHCHYYANEFSFWMATIEDRQQFQKPEKQTLKAGNLRSRISRCQVCIKNT, encoded by the exons ATGACCCGGCTGGCACTGcg attCGTCGCAACCGCGGTCTGCCTTTCTGTCATCGCAGGG gaacAATACAATGAAACATGGACACGTGGAGGGAGATTTGGTTACAGACCACAGTATACACGAGGTGATATATCAGCAGCGGACTCTGATAGAAATAATTCACAGGACGCTAGGGTTCCGCCTTACTGGAATCAAGATGGAg ACAATTATGGAGATCAAACGGATGATGAGTTGAGGAGAGATTCTTATGGTGGTCGACTTGATGATCCCTATGGGAATCGAAGAGATGACCGGAGAGATGATTGGAGAGACGGTGATCGTAGAGACGGTGATCGTAGAGACGATCGGAGAGAAGGTGATCCTAGAGAAGGTCGAAGAGATAATGATCCTTACGACTATCGAGGCAATGATCGTTATGAGAACAGAGGTGATAATCGTTATAATAATAGAGCTGATGGTCGCGCTTACAATAGGAGTGATGATGGCTATGAAGAACGGACAATTCAGGATCCTTATAATAACTTGGGTACCCAGATAGAGGTTCAGAACCCATCGGGTTATCCATCGGGTTATCCATCGAGTTATGCTGAGGTACCGATCCCGGGTGCGGAAAGATCCAAGAATTGCACTGGCAGCGGCTGCTGCACTCCTAAATGTTTTGCTGAAAAAGGCTCGAGG ggACCACCGGGAATTCTGGGGCCTCAAGGACCGAAAGGACAACGAGGTTTTCCGGGTACTGAAGGTTTGTTGGGACCTAAGGGTGACAAAGGAGATCCAGGCCCACAGGGACCGCGAGGTCCTAAAGGAGACAGA GGAAAAATGGGTATGCCTGGATTTCCGGGTATCGATGGTATTCCTGGAGTCCAGGGACCACCGGGTTCTCCTGGTTTGCCTGGAAAAGATGGATGTAATGGAACTGAt ggTGCACCTGGACGTCATGGTGTCCCTGGAGAACCAGGACCTCGAGGTATTCGAGGTTTTCCAGGTCCAAAAGGAGACAAAGGTCAGCCGGCATTTGCGGGAAACTTTCCTAAGGGTGACAAAGGAGAGCCTGGTCTTGATGGAGTAAGAGGGCCGCCTGGAGCACCTGGGCCTCAGGGTGAACGAGGCCCTATTGGTCCCAAAGGAGAACGTGGTCCTTAT ggTCCACTGGGTCCTCAAGGGTTGAAGGGAGAAAAAGGTAACATGGGTCTTGGATTTGAGGGCTTGAAAGGAGACAAAGGTCAGAAAGGAGAGATCGGACCGCCGGGTGTCACTGCGCCTTTGGTTCCTTTCGAAGGAGTTGAACATACGGTTGGACCTGTTGGAGATCCAGGACCTAAAGGAAACAAA GGAGAACCGGGAGTCGATGGACCTAAAGGAGAACCAGGACTTATGGGAGATGCTGGTTTTCCTGGAGCCTCTGGTGGTAAAGGAGAGAAAGGTCTTCCAGGAGCACCTGGTATTCGA gGAAGAGATGGATTTTCTGGACCCCCGGGACCTCCAGGTCGTAAAGGAGATCGTGGTCTTGATGGATTAGATGGACTTCCAGGTCGTGCTGGACAGAAAGGAGAACCTGGAAAAGATGGACCCGAAGGAATGACTGGTCTGAGAGGGCCTCCTGGACCCCCGGGT GGTGGTAAAGGACAACCTGGACCACCAGGAGAAAAAGGACCGAGAGGATTCCCAGGGCCTGTAGGTCCACGAGGTTCTGATGGATACCCGGGTGAAACTGGGCCACGTGGACCTATTGGTTTTCCTGGAGGTCCTGGACAACCTGGAACTCCAGGTCCTGAAGGAGCACCTGGTGAAAAAGGTAGCAAAGGTGAACCTGGACTCACTGGATTCCCGGGTGAAGTTGGACCCAGAGGATTTGATGGGCCACCAGGACCTGCTGGACCACGAGGTCCTCAAGGAGACAAAGGATTCtctattatt gGACCGAAAGGTATGGATGGAACTTCGGGAATTGATGGAGAAAAAGGACAAAAGGGTGAACGTGGATATGCTGGTGTTCGTGGGCGACCTGGAGATTCGTTAGATGGTATTCCGGGATCACCAGGTGCTCCTGGATTACGTGGAGAACCTGGTGCTTCTGGAAGAGATGGTCTGCCTGGAATACCTGGTGAACCTGGTGAGAAAGGAGATATCGGTGGTAGATGTCAAGATTGTTTGCCTGGAGTACGAGGAGAAAAAGGAGATCGGGGTAATGATGGAACTCCTGGACAACCGGGACCTCGAGGACCTTCTGGAGAAAGAGGTTTTCCTGGAGAAGCTGGATTTGATGGTTTACCTGGTCCAATTGGTCCACCTGGTCCCTCTGGTAAAGATGGATTACCTGGAAATCCTGGACCTCAAGGTCAACCTGGAGCTCCGGCATTTGTTACGGAGAGCATGTTGAAGTTTGATAAAGGTGATAAAGGAGTTCGTGGTGAACCTGGAAGACCTGGTCCACCTGGACCTATCGGAATGCCGGGAGAGAAAGGTCGAGTTGGATTAGAAGGATTCCCAGGGTTAaaag gAGAGGCTGGTGACCGTGGGTTCCCCGGACAAGATGGTGCTGCTGGTAGACCTGGAATTCCTGGCGCAAAAGGTGAAAAAGGTATAAGCGTGAAAGGAGAGCCTGGAGAACCAGGAAGACCTGGCGCTAGAGGACAAAAGGGAGATCCAGGTCTCTATGGACCTAAAGGTGAACCTGGTCAATGTGGCCCAGTAAATCTTGAAGAAGGAGTCAAAGGAGACAGAGGTTATCCCGGAGATAAAGGAGAGCCTGGTCCACCTGGTCGCGATGGATTACCTGGAGACAAAGGTTTACAAGGAATCTCAGGACCCCCAGGTCCACCAGGTCCTATTGGTGCCCCAGGTCCTGTTGGTCCCAGAGGATTGCCAGGTCCACGAGGTGACAAAGGAGACACTGGACCCATGGGATTCCCGGGTGAAGCTGGTCGCGATGGTCCACGTGGTTTCCCTGGTTTACCTGCTGCTAAAGGAGACAAAGGAGAAATGGGACTTTCGCTCAAGGGTAGTCAGGGATTGACTGGACCACCTGGAGAAAAAGGAGATCGTGGATTCCCAG GTTTGCCTGGAAAAGAAGGACCGAGAGGTTATCCAGGTCTTGCTGGTTTTACTGGAGAAAAAGGTGACGTTGGAGTACCTGGAATTAATGGGTTACCTGGAGCACCGGGTGAAAAAGGAGATACTGGACCAATTGGCCCACCTGGGCCCCCTGGTGTTCCTGGAGCTCCTGGTATGGATGGTAACAAAGGAGAACCAGGGTTACCTGGTGAAGCTGGGCGTGTTGGATTACCTGGATTCCCTGGTGAAAAAGGTGACAGAGGTGAACCTGGAATCGATGGACCAAAAGGATATCCTGGAAGAAGAGGTTTACCTGGAGTTGCAGGGCAACCTGGACTTGAAGGAGCACCAGGACCGAAAGGAGAACGAGGAGAAACTGGACCTTCTGGTTTCCCTGGTTTACCAGGATTGGAAGGAAAGCCTGGACGCATGGGTCCACCTGGACCTAAAGGTGATCATGGTTTTGATGGAGCTCCGGGATTGCCTGGTCCTATGGGATTAGAAGGAATCAAAGGTGACAGAGGATTCCCGGGTACCCCAGGAAGAAAAGGTGAACCTGGTAAAACATCTGCTAAGGGACAAAAAGGTGAACCCGGAATGCCAGGAGTTCGTGGAGCTCCAGGACCTGCTGGAAGAGATGGTCTTGATGGTGAAAAAGGAGAAGCTGGTAGACCTGGACTTGCTCGTGATGGATTACCCGGACTTAAGGGAGAACCTGGAATACCTGGTCTCGATGGATTACCTGGGCCTCAAGGACAAAAAG gtGACACTGGAGTTGCTGGATTCCCTGGCCAAAAGGGAGATGCCGGATACCCTGGGCCTGTTGGAGAACCAGGTCGTCCAGGTCTTGATGGACTTCCAGGTCAACCAGGTGATGTTGGTCCAGCTGGTCCCCCTGGTTTCCCAGGTCTTGATGGTGATACTGGTATGCCTGGAAGACCTGGATTGGATGGACCTAAAGGAGAACGAGGACCTCAAGGTATTGAAGGACTTCCAGGAGTTTCTGGACCCGCAGGAGAGAAGGGAGACCGCGGTCCCCCAGGATTGACTGTTAACATCAAAGGAGAGAAAGGAGAACCTGGAAGACCGGGTGTTGATGGACCCGAAGGTGAAAAGGGTGATATCGGATACAATGGACAACCTGGTTTCGATGGTGAAAAGGGAGACAGAGGTCCACCTGGTCTCCTAGGCAACCCCGGACCACCTGGAGCTCCTGGACCTaaag gTGACCAAGGAATGATGGGTAGCCCTGGATTCCCAGGAGCAACAGTGAAAGGAGAAAAAGGTCTGCCTGGTATGTTGGGTAAACATGGTCGCGATGGATTCCCTGGGACACCTGGTGAAAAAGGAGAACCCGGATTCCCAGGATTGCCAGGTCACAAAGGAGACGCTGGACCTTGGGGACCAGTAGGTCAACAAGGAGAAAAAGGAGATGCTGGTCTCATGGGCCCAGAAGGTCCCCCCGGAAGACCTGGAGAACCTGGACTCGAAGGAATGCCTGGTATTCCTGGAGAAAGAGGACTCAAAGGAGATCAAGGTCCACCTGGATTATTTGGTGCGCCAGGACAGAAAGGAGATCGCGGTCTCTCTGGTCCTCCTGGTCTTGATGGTATTCCTGGAGAAAaag GTGACCGCGGCTTCGACGGCATTCCCGGTGAACCTGGTGAACAGGGCGAAAAAGGAGACCGAGGATTCCCAGGTGCACCTGGATTCGCAGGAGCAATGGGACTTATGGGTGAAAAAGGTGACCAAGGTGATGACTGTCTCGAGCCTCCAATGGGACCAAAAGGCGATCGCGGTTACCcag gtTCCCCTGGAATACCCGGAGCTCCAGGAGAAAAAGGAATGGCCGGACCTCCAGGTTTCCCTGGAATCCCCGGAGCCAAAGGAGCCCAAGGATTCATGGGAGCTCCTGGACCTGCTGGTCGTCCAGGGTTAGAAGGTCCTATTGGGCCCCCAGGTCTTCCAGGGTTATCGGGACCCAGTGGACAACCAGGACCCAAAGGAGAACCCGGTGCGCCATGTGAACAAGCTGCTGACTATCTAACAGGAATTCTACTAGTCCGACACAGCCAAAGCCAAGTAGTTCCGAGCTGCGAGCCCGGTCACATAAAACTCTGGGAAGGATACAGTCTTCTCTACACAGATGGCGATGAAAGAGCGCACTCTCAAGATCTAG GTTATGCCGGCTCGTGCGTACGGAAATTCTCCACGATGCCTTTCCTCTTCTGCGACGTTAACAACGTATGTCACTATGCCAGTCGTAACGACCGTTCCTATTGGCTGTCCACCAACAGTCCGATACCGATGATGCCCGTCGAAGAATCGTCTATCGAGGAATACATTTCTAG gtGCGTGGTCTGCGAAGTTCCCGCTAATGTTCTAGCAGTTCACAGCCAGTCGCTGAGTATTCCTGAGTGTCCATCAGGATGGAATGGAATATGGATCGGTTACAGTTTTGTCATG